The following proteins come from a genomic window of Gimesia chilikensis:
- a CDS encoding CheR family methyltransferase gives MSPEDYNFITSFLLDTTGLSLGENKEYLLEARLVPLAQSHGMNGVEDLVLALKSSIDPSLKKDVMEAMTTNESSFFRDRRPFDELKNSILPNLIAERKATQRLRIWCSACSHGQEPYSIVMLIREHFPELANWNIQIVSTDLCSKALDRARGGIYSQFEVQRGLPVQLLMKHFDQCEQGWQIKSELGAGIQWKHLNLLEDFQHLGMFDIVFCRNVLIYFKPETKKDILDRISRQMSSAGVLLLGAAETVLGISDNYTKLPECQSAIYRLSNSSPLSAGVR, from the coding sequence GTGTCTCCAGAAGATTATAATTTCATAACCAGCTTTTTGCTGGATACAACAGGTCTGTCTCTCGGCGAGAATAAAGAGTACTTGCTGGAAGCCCGTCTGGTTCCGCTGGCCCAGTCACATGGTATGAACGGGGTCGAAGATCTCGTGCTGGCACTCAAATCGAGTATCGATCCCAGTCTGAAAAAAGACGTAATGGAAGCGATGACGACGAATGAGTCTTCGTTCTTCCGTGACAGACGTCCTTTTGACGAACTTAAAAATTCGATCTTACCGAATCTGATCGCCGAACGGAAAGCAACCCAGCGGCTGCGGATCTGGTGTTCCGCCTGCTCTCACGGGCAGGAGCCTTACAGCATCGTGATGCTGATCCGCGAACACTTCCCGGAACTGGCCAACTGGAATATTCAGATCGTCTCGACCGACCTCTGCAGCAAAGCACTGGATCGGGCCCGGGGTGGGATTTATTCCCAGTTTGAGGTTCAGCGTGGTTTGCCTGTGCAGCTGCTGATGAAGCACTTTGATCAGTGCGAACAGGGCTGGCAGATCAAATCGGAACTGGGAGCCGGGATTCAGTGGAAGCATCTGAACCTGCTGGAAGATTTTCAGCACCTGGGCATGTTCGACATTGTCTTCTGCCGAAACGTCCTGATTTACTTCAAACCAGAGACCAAGAAAGACATTCTCGACCGCATCAGCCGACAGATGTCGTCTGCCGGCGTGTTACTGCTGGGAGCAGCGGAAACGGTGCTGGGAATTTCAGATAACTACACCAAGCTGCCCGAATGTCAGTCGGCCATTTATCGTCTGTCAAACTCGAGCCCGCTTTCAGCTGGAGTTCGCTGA